From Rhineura floridana isolate rRhiFlo1 chromosome 5, rRhiFlo1.hap2, whole genome shotgun sequence, a single genomic window includes:
- the GET1 gene encoding guided entry of tail-anchored proteins factor 1 isoform X2, producing MYASVHMTVAREISRLLQKDAEQESQMRSEIQNMKQELSTISMMDEFARYARLERKINKMTDKLKTHVKMRTAQLAKIKWVINIVFYILQAALMISLIWKYYSEPVTVLSSKWLAPLERLVAFPTGVAGGVGITCWLVVCNKVVAIMLHPFS from the exons ATGTACGCAAGCGTCCACATGACAGTCGCGCGTGAG ATATCCAGATTGCTACAAAAAGATGCTGAGCAGGAGTCACAGATGAGATCTGAAATTCAGAACATGAAGCAAGAGCTTTCTACGATTAGTATGATGGACGAATTTGCTAGATATGCCCGACTGGAAAGGAAGATTAACAAAATGACGGACAAGCTTAAAACTCATG TGAAAATGCGAACAGCTCAACTAGCCAAAATAAAGTGGGTAATAAATATTGTGTTCTACATTTTGCAA GCTGCCTTAATGATCTCACTAATCTGGAAATATTACTCTGAACCAGTTACTGTGCTCTCAAGCAAATGGCTAGCCCCACTAGAACGTTTAGTAGCTTTTCCAACAGGAGTGGCAG GTGGTGTTGGCATTACTTGTTGGTTGGTGGTTTGCAACAAAGTTGTGGCCATTATGCTTCACCCTTTCAGCTGA
- the GET1 gene encoding guided entry of tail-anchored proteins factor 1 isoform X1: MDDLRVETGSVADGGAWFLVLSSVFLCNLLKILLPSCSSIISRLLQKDAEQESQMRSEIQNMKQELSTISMMDEFARYARLERKINKMTDKLKTHVKMRTAQLAKIKWVINIVFYILQAALMISLIWKYYSEPVTVLSSKWLAPLERLVAFPTGVAGGVGITCWLVVCNKVVAIMLHPFS; encoded by the exons ATGGACGACCTACGAGTGGAAACGGGAAGTGTGGCAGATGGCGGCGCGTGGTTCCTTGTGCTGAGCTCCGTGTTCTTGTGTAACCTTCTCAAAATCCTACTGCCCTCTTGCTCTTCCATT ATATCCAGATTGCTACAAAAAGATGCTGAGCAGGAGTCACAGATGAGATCTGAAATTCAGAACATGAAGCAAGAGCTTTCTACGATTAGTATGATGGACGAATTTGCTAGATATGCCCGACTGGAAAGGAAGATTAACAAAATGACGGACAAGCTTAAAACTCATG TGAAAATGCGAACAGCTCAACTAGCCAAAATAAAGTGGGTAATAAATATTGTGTTCTACATTTTGCAA GCTGCCTTAATGATCTCACTAATCTGGAAATATTACTCTGAACCAGTTACTGTGCTCTCAAGCAAATGGCTAGCCCCACTAGAACGTTTAGTAGCTTTTCCAACAGGAGTGGCAG GTGGTGTTGGCATTACTTGTTGGTTGGTGGTTTGCAACAAAGTTGTGGCCATTATGCTTCACCCTTTCAGCTGA
- the HMGN1 gene encoding non-histone chromosomal protein HMG-14 isoform X3: MKLTGIGGIRPQVNAAEEEPKRRSARLSAEKPEEKKAQTKGKRGPKGKQTEDINEEELKDNLPAENGEAKSDEAPVSDAAGEKEAKSE; the protein is encoded by the exons ATGAAGTTGACGG GCATTGGTGGGATACGGCCTCAG GTGAACGCTGCTGAAGAGGAG CCAAAAAGGCGATCAGCACGACTATCAGCT GAGAAGCCTGAGGAAAAGAAAGCCCAAACAAAAGGGAAAAGAGGACCAAAAGGTAAACAAACTGAAGATATTAACGAAGAGGAATTAAAGGATAACTTGCCTGCGGAAAATGGAGAAGCAAAAAGTGATGAG GCCCCAGTATCTGATGCAGCAGGAGAGAAAGAAGCAAAATCTGAGTAA
- the HMGN1 gene encoding non-histone chromosomal protein HMG-14 isoform X1, whose translation MKLTGIGGIRPQVNAAEEEPKRRSARLSAKPVTAKTETKKKKTASKEKPEEKKAQTKGKRGPKGKQTEDINEEELKDNLPAENGEAKSDEAPVSDAAGEKEAKSE comes from the exons ATGAAGTTGACGG GCATTGGTGGGATACGGCCTCAG GTGAACGCTGCTGAAGAGGAG CCAAAAAGGCGATCAGCACGACTATCAGCT AAACCTGTGACTGCCAAAActgaaaccaaaaaaaaaaaaacagcttcaaag GAGAAGCCTGAGGAAAAGAAAGCCCAAACAAAAGGGAAAAGAGGACCAAAAGGTAAACAAACTGAAGATATTAACGAAGAGGAATTAAAGGATAACTTGCCTGCGGAAAATGGAGAAGCAAAAAGTGATGAG GCCCCAGTATCTGATGCAGCAGGAGAGAAAGAAGCAAAATCTGAGTAA
- the HMGN1 gene encoding non-histone chromosomal protein HMG-14 isoform X4, translating into MPKRKVNAAEEEPKRRSARLSAEKPEEKKAQTKGKRGPKGKQTEDINEEELKDNLPAENGEAKSDEAPVSDAAGEKEAKSE; encoded by the exons ATGCCGAAGAGAAAG GTGAACGCTGCTGAAGAGGAG CCAAAAAGGCGATCAGCACGACTATCAGCT GAGAAGCCTGAGGAAAAGAAAGCCCAAACAAAAGGGAAAAGAGGACCAAAAGGTAAACAAACTGAAGATATTAACGAAGAGGAATTAAAGGATAACTTGCCTGCGGAAAATGGAGAAGCAAAAAGTGATGAG GCCCCAGTATCTGATGCAGCAGGAGAGAAAGAAGCAAAATCTGAGTAA
- the HMGN1 gene encoding non-histone chromosomal protein HMG-14 isoform X2 yields MPKRKVNAAEEEPKRRSARLSAKPVTAKTETKKKKTASKEKPEEKKAQTKGKRGPKGKQTEDINEEELKDNLPAENGEAKSDEAPVSDAAGEKEAKSE; encoded by the exons ATGCCGAAGAGAAAG GTGAACGCTGCTGAAGAGGAG CCAAAAAGGCGATCAGCACGACTATCAGCT AAACCTGTGACTGCCAAAActgaaaccaaaaaaaaaaaaacagcttcaaag GAGAAGCCTGAGGAAAAGAAAGCCCAAACAAAAGGGAAAAGAGGACCAAAAGGTAAACAAACTGAAGATATTAACGAAGAGGAATTAAAGGATAACTTGCCTGCGGAAAATGGAGAAGCAAAAAGTGATGAG GCCCCAGTATCTGATGCAGCAGGAGAGAAAGAAGCAAAATCTGAGTAA